Proteins encoded in a region of the Carassius gibelio isolate Cgi1373 ecotype wild population from Czech Republic chromosome B5, carGib1.2-hapl.c, whole genome shotgun sequence genome:
- the si:ch211-114c12.5 gene encoding zinc-binding protein A33 has translation MKSILKGNNYEAPEAGASNTIGAVRWNLPDEDLQAHSSVPSKSTHSSKQNDLKDLRSLQECITFITQWKQEVEHVCRPRSSADEGPNISVHAEPHSLEQCRKLILKWAQELKKVDDLFSEGTWRQQRDASWEQKENKVDSAMHMEQKIMEWATELQTVSERCGVMRQDLARFLKQLELKKRKILTLLPFLEFITWSLLKQDSQGVVPQLWLLSKQRTWKTETPKYIPNSVWRWIRSASVDITLDPMTSHPWLQLSDDKRKVQEALNETEVSYSTQRFDSWPCVLGWEGLTSSRYYWEIDIANNGYWRIGVTTASSRRNGRCPMNPSEGFWTIWRSTRQFYACTKPETELPLSLVPKKLGVYLDYEEGQVSFYKVETRSHIFTFIANFRETLYPLFAPLDGRTLITLSSTEVTPEVSSHESLQFF, from the exons ATGAAGAGTATTCTGAAGGGCAATA ATTACGAGGCGCCTGAAGCTGGTGCGAGTAACACTATCGGAGCTGTACGCTGGAATCTTCCTGATGAAGATCTTCAGGCTCACAGCTCAGTTCCTAGCAAGAGCACTCATAGTTCTAAACAAAat GACTTGAAGGATCTACGCAGCCTGCaggaatgcattacatttatcactCAGTGGAAACAGGAGGTGGAACATGTCTGCAGG cctCGCTCCAGTGCAGACGAAGGCCCAAATATCAGTGTGCATGCAGAGCCACATAGTCTGGAGCAATGCCGCAAACTCATCCTTAAGTGGGCACAGGAGCTCAAGAAAGTTGATGAT TTGTTTAGTGAGGGCACATGGCGACAACAAAGAGATGCATCTTGGGAGCAGAAAGAGAACAAGGTTGATTCTGCCATGCATATGGAGCAGAAGATCATGGAATGGGCTACAGAGCTACAGACTGTGTCCGAG CGCTGTGGTGTGATGAGGCAAGATTTAGCCCGTTTTCTGAAGCAGCTGGAACTGAAGAAGAGGAAAATCTTGACTCTGTTGCCTTTTTTGGAATTCATTACTTGGTCTCTACTGAAACAGGACAGCCAG gGTGTTGTTCCACAGCTATGGCTCCTCAGCAAACAGCGTACCTGGAAAACAG AGACACCAAAGTACATTCCAAATTCAG TATGGAGATGGATCCGCAGTGCTTCAG TGGACATCACACTGGACCCTATGACAAGCCACCCATGGCTGCAGCTCTCTGATGACAAGAGAAAGGTACAGGAAGCTCTGAATGAAACTGAAGTGTCCTACAGTACCCAGCGCTTCGACAGCTGGCCGTGTGTCCTGGGCTGGGAAGGGCTCACTTCCAGTCGGTACTATTGGGAAATTGATATTGCCAACAATGGCTACTGGCGTATTGGAGTGACCACTGCATCCTCCAGAAGGAACGGCCGGTGTCCCATGAACCCCTCTGAGGGCTTCTGGACAATATGGAGAAGCACACGGCAGTTTTATGCATGCACCAAGCCAGAAACCGAGCTACCTCTGTCACTTGTGCCCAAAAAGCTGGGAGTGTACCTGGACTATGAAGAAGGACAGGTGTCTTTCTATAAAGTAGAGACACGCTCACATATCTTTACATTCATTGCAAATTTCCGTGAAACGTTGTACCCGCTTTTCGCACCACTGGATGGACGCACACTTATCACACTGTCCTCCACAGAAGTCACTCCAGAGGTGTCTTCTCATGAAAGTTTACAATTCTTTTAA
- the tp53 gene encoding cellular tumor antigen p53 isoform X2, with the protein MAESQEFADLWEKNLISTPEAGTCWELINDEYLPSSFDPNIFDNVLTEQPQPSTSPPTASVPVATDYPGEHGFKLGFPQSGTAKSVTCTYSSDLNKLFCQLAKTCPVQMMVDVAPPQGSVVRATAIYKKSEHVAEVVRRCPHHERTPDGDGLAPAAHLIRVEGNSRALYREDEVNLRHSVVVPYEAPQLGAEFTTVLFNFMCNSSCMGGMNRRPILTIITLETHDGQLLGRGSFEVRVCACPGRDRKTEESNFRKDQETKTSGKTPSSNKRSLTKESTSSVPRPEGSKKAKLSGSSDEEMYNLQVRGKERYEILKMINDSLELSDVVPPSEIDRYRQKILAKGKKEKDGQTPEPKRGKKLLVKDEKSDSD; encoded by the exons ATGGCCGAAAGTCAAGAGTTTGCCGACCTGTGGGAGAAAAACCTCAT TTCCACTCCAGAAGCTGGCACTTGCTGGGAATTGATCAATGATGAG TATCTTCCAAGCTCCTTCGACCCAAATATTTTTGATAACGTGTTGACTGAACAGCCTCAGCCCTCCACCTCCCCTCCAACCGCCTCTGTTCCAGTTGCCACTGATTATCCCGGGGAGCATGGCTTCAAACTGGGGTTCCCGCAATCTGGCACGGCCAAATCTGTGACCTGCACT TACTCCTCTGATCTGAATAAGCTTTTTTGCCAATTGGCGAAAACTTGTCCAGTTCAGATGATGGTGGATGTTGCCCCTCCCCAGGGCTCAGTGGTCAGAGCAACAGCAATTTATAAGAAGTCCGAACACGTGGCTGAGGTGGTCCGTCGATGTCCCCACCATGAGAGAACCCCAGATGGTGATG GATTGGCTCCTGCTGCTCACCTGATTCGAGTGGAAGGAAACTCTCGTGCTCTTTACAGGGAGGATGAAGTCAACTTGAGGCACAGTGTGGTGGTTCCCTACGAAGCTCCTCAA ctgggaGCGGAGTTCACAACAGTGTTATTTAACTTTATGTGCAATAGCAGTTGCATGGGAGGGATGAATCGCCGGCCCATCCTCACAATCATCACGCTGGAGACTCATGA TGGTCAGTTGCTGGGCCGAGGGTCTTTTGAGGTGCGTGTGTGCGCGTGCCCAGGCAGAGACCGAAAAACTGAGGAGAGCAACTTCAGAAAAGACCAGGAGACCAAAACCTCGGGAAAGACCCCCTCTTCAAATAAACGTA GTTTGACGAAAGAGTCAACTTCATCTGTGCCTCGACCTGAGGGCAGTAAAAAGGCCAAACTGAGTGGGAGCAGTGATGAAGAGATGTATAACCTGCAG GTGAGGGGTAAAGAAAGGTATGAAATACTGAAGATGATTAATGACAGTTTGGAATTGAGTGACGTGGTGCCTCCATCTGAAATTGACAGATACCGGCAGAAAAT aCTCGCCAAGGGTAAGAAGGAGAAGGATGGCCAAACACCTGAGCCCAAAAGAGGCAAAAAGCTATTGGTTAAAGATGAAAAAAGTGATTCTGATTAG
- the tp53 gene encoding cellular tumor antigen p53 isoform X1: MAESQEFADLWEKNLISTPEAGTCWELINDEQYLPSSFDPNIFDNVLTEQPQPSTSPPTASVPVATDYPGEHGFKLGFPQSGTAKSVTCTYSSDLNKLFCQLAKTCPVQMMVDVAPPQGSVVRATAIYKKSEHVAEVVRRCPHHERTPDGDGLAPAAHLIRVEGNSRALYREDEVNLRHSVVVPYEAPQLGAEFTTVLFNFMCNSSCMGGMNRRPILTIITLETHDGQLLGRGSFEVRVCACPGRDRKTEESNFRKDQETKTSGKTPSSNKRSLTKESTSSVPRPEGSKKAKLSGSSDEEMYNLQVRGKERYEILKMINDSLELSDVVPPSEIDRYRQKILAKGKKEKDGQTPEPKRGKKLLVKDEKSDSD; encoded by the exons ATGGCCGAAAGTCAAGAGTTTGCCGACCTGTGGGAGAAAAACCTCAT TTCCACTCCAGAAGCTGGCACTTGCTGGGAATTGATCAATGATGAG CAGTATCTTCCAAGCTCCTTCGACCCAAATATTTTTGATAACGTGTTGACTGAACAGCCTCAGCCCTCCACCTCCCCTCCAACCGCCTCTGTTCCAGTTGCCACTGATTATCCCGGGGAGCATGGCTTCAAACTGGGGTTCCCGCAATCTGGCACGGCCAAATCTGTGACCTGCACT TACTCCTCTGATCTGAATAAGCTTTTTTGCCAATTGGCGAAAACTTGTCCAGTTCAGATGATGGTGGATGTTGCCCCTCCCCAGGGCTCAGTGGTCAGAGCAACAGCAATTTATAAGAAGTCCGAACACGTGGCTGAGGTGGTCCGTCGATGTCCCCACCATGAGAGAACCCCAGATGGTGATG GATTGGCTCCTGCTGCTCACCTGATTCGAGTGGAAGGAAACTCTCGTGCTCTTTACAGGGAGGATGAAGTCAACTTGAGGCACAGTGTGGTGGTTCCCTACGAAGCTCCTCAA ctgggaGCGGAGTTCACAACAGTGTTATTTAACTTTATGTGCAATAGCAGTTGCATGGGAGGGATGAATCGCCGGCCCATCCTCACAATCATCACGCTGGAGACTCATGA TGGTCAGTTGCTGGGCCGAGGGTCTTTTGAGGTGCGTGTGTGCGCGTGCCCAGGCAGAGACCGAAAAACTGAGGAGAGCAACTTCAGAAAAGACCAGGAGACCAAAACCTCGGGAAAGACCCCCTCTTCAAATAAACGTA GTTTGACGAAAGAGTCAACTTCATCTGTGCCTCGACCTGAGGGCAGTAAAAAGGCCAAACTGAGTGGGAGCAGTGATGAAGAGATGTATAACCTGCAG GTGAGGGGTAAAGAAAGGTATGAAATACTGAAGATGATTAATGACAGTTTGGAATTGAGTGACGTGGTGCCTCCATCTGAAATTGACAGATACCGGCAGAAAAT aCTCGCCAAGGGTAAGAAGGAGAAGGATGGCCAAACACCTGAGCCCAAAAGAGGCAAAAAGCTATTGGTTAAAGATGAAAAAAGTGATTCTGATTAG
- the tp53 gene encoding cellular tumor antigen p53 isoform X3 — MIWMYSSDLNKLFCQLAKTCPVQMMVDVAPPQGSVVRATAIYKKSEHVAEVVRRCPHHERTPDGDGLAPAAHLIRVEGNSRALYREDEVNLRHSVVVPYEAPQLGAEFTTVLFNFMCNSSCMGGMNRRPILTIITLETHDGQLLGRGSFEVRVCACPGRDRKTEESNFRKDQETKTSGKTPSSNKRSLTKESTSSVPRPEGSKKAKLSGSSDEEMYNLQVRGKERYEILKMINDSLELSDVVPPSEIDRYRQKILAKGKKEKDGQTPEPKRGKKLLVKDEKSDSD; from the exons ATGATCTGGATG TACTCCTCTGATCTGAATAAGCTTTTTTGCCAATTGGCGAAAACTTGTCCAGTTCAGATGATGGTGGATGTTGCCCCTCCCCAGGGCTCAGTGGTCAGAGCAACAGCAATTTATAAGAAGTCCGAACACGTGGCTGAGGTGGTCCGTCGATGTCCCCACCATGAGAGAACCCCAGATGGTGATG GATTGGCTCCTGCTGCTCACCTGATTCGAGTGGAAGGAAACTCTCGTGCTCTTTACAGGGAGGATGAAGTCAACTTGAGGCACAGTGTGGTGGTTCCCTACGAAGCTCCTCAA ctgggaGCGGAGTTCACAACAGTGTTATTTAACTTTATGTGCAATAGCAGTTGCATGGGAGGGATGAATCGCCGGCCCATCCTCACAATCATCACGCTGGAGACTCATGA TGGTCAGTTGCTGGGCCGAGGGTCTTTTGAGGTGCGTGTGTGCGCGTGCCCAGGCAGAGACCGAAAAACTGAGGAGAGCAACTTCAGAAAAGACCAGGAGACCAAAACCTCGGGAAAGACCCCCTCTTCAAATAAACGTA GTTTGACGAAAGAGTCAACTTCATCTGTGCCTCGACCTGAGGGCAGTAAAAAGGCCAAACTGAGTGGGAGCAGTGATGAAGAGATGTATAACCTGCAG GTGAGGGGTAAAGAAAGGTATGAAATACTGAAGATGATTAATGACAGTTTGGAATTGAGTGACGTGGTGCCTCCATCTGAAATTGACAGATACCGGCAGAAAAT aCTCGCCAAGGGTAAGAAGGAGAAGGATGGCCAAACACCTGAGCCCAAAAGAGGCAAAAAGCTATTGGTTAAAGATGAAAAAAGTGATTCTGATTAG